The following are from one region of the Centroberyx gerrardi isolate f3 chromosome 16, fCenGer3.hap1.cur.20231027, whole genome shotgun sequence genome:
- the dlg3 gene encoding disks large homolog 3 isoform X4, which translates to MSLVRTLPERTVRKCSFRSKHRDLREPRKVLLHKGSTGLGFNIVGGEDGEGIFVSFILAGGPADLSGELRRGDRILSVNGVNLRNATHEQAAAALKRAGQTVTIIAQYRPEEYSRFESKIHDLREQMMNSSMSSGSGSLRTSEKRSLYVRALFDYDRTRDSCLPSQGLSFSYGDILHVINASDDEWWQARLVTPHGESEQIGVIPSKKRVEKKERARLKTVKFHARTGMIESNRQPVKVKRKKSFNLSRKFPFYKSKENIVQELVESEQCLTSNTSDSESSSKGQEDTILSYEPVIRQEIHYTRPVIILGPMKDRVNDDLISEFPHKFGSCVPHTTRPRRENEMDGQDYHFVGSREQMEKDIQDNKFIEAGQFNENLYGTSILSVRAVAERGKHCILDVSGNAIKRLQQAQLYSIAIFIKPKSIEALMEMNKRQTYEQANKVFDKAIKLEQEFGEYFTAIVQGDSLEEIYNKIKLIIEEQSGPYIWIPSSEKL; encoded by the exons ATGTCGCTGGTGAGGACCCTGCCTGAACGCACGGTTAGGAAATGCTCTTTCAGAAGCAAACACCGGGACCTAAG GGAGCCAAGGAAGGTGCTGCTGCACAAGGGCTCCACAGGCCTGGGCTTCAATATAGTCGGCGGCGAGGATGGAGAGGGCATCTTCGTCTCCTTCATCCTGGCAGGAGGGCCGGCTGACCTGAGTGGCGAGCTGAGGAGGGGCGACCGAATTCTCTCG GTGAATGGGGTGAACTTACGGAACGCCACCCATGAGCAGGCGGCTGCAGCGCTGAAGAGGGCTGGTCAGACTGTCACTATCATTGCTCAGTACCGGCCTGAAG AGTACAGCCGCTTTGAGTCCAAGATCCACGACCTGAGGGAGCAGATGATGAACAGCAGCATGAGCTCGGGATCGGGCTCCCTGCGCACCAGCGAGAAACGCTCCCTCTATGTCAG agcttTGTTTGACTACGACCGGACCAGGGACAGCTGCCTGCCCAGCCAGGGCCTGAGCTTCTCTTACGGGGACATCCTCCATGTCATAAATGCCTCTGACGATGAGTGGTGGCAGGCACGGCTGGTCACACCCCACGGAGAGAGTGAGCAGATTGGGGTCATTCCAAGCAAGAAAAG AGTGGAGAAGAAAGAGCGGGCCAGGTTAAAAACAGTCAAGTTCCACGCCAGGACGGGCATGATTGAGTCCAACAGG CAGCCAGTCAAAGTAAAGCGCAAAAAAAGCTTCAACCTCTCACGCAAGTTCCCGTTTTACAAGAGCAAGGAGAATATTGTGCAGGAGTTGGTGGAGTCTGAAC AATGCCTGACATCCAACACAAGCGACAGTGAAAGCAGCTCAA AGGGCCAGGAGGACACAATTCTTTCCTATGAGCCAGTCATTCGACAGGAAA TCCACTACACAAGGCCTGTGATCATCTTGGGCCCAATGAAGGACAGAGTAAATGATGACCTCATCTCCGAGTTTCCCCACAAGTTTGGCTCTTGTGTTCCCC ACACGACTCGTCCAAGGCGAGAGAATGAGATGGACGGCCAGGACTACCACTTTGTGGGCTCGCGAGAGCAAATGGAGAAAGACATTCAGGACAACAAGTTCATTGAGGCCGGCCAGTTCAATGAGAACCTCTATGGGACAAGCATCTTGTCTGTCAGAGCAGTGGCTGAGAGG GGAAAACATTGCATTCTGGATGTGTCTGGGAATGCTATAAAACGACTGCAACAAGCACAACTTTATTCGATTGCCATCTTTATCAAACCAAAATCCATTGAAGCCCTAAT GGAAATGAATAAGAGGCAGACGTACGAACAGGCCAATAAAGTCTTTGACAAGGCAATTAAGCTGGAACAAGAATTTGGAGAGTATTTCACAG CCATTGTACAGGGTGACTCACTAGAGGAGATCTACAACAAAATCAAGCTAATCATCGAGGAGCAGTCTGGCCCCTACATCTGGATCCCCTCCTCAGAGAAGCTCTGA
- the dlg3 gene encoding disks large homolog 3 isoform X5: MMNSSMSSGSGSLRTSEKRSLYVRALFDYDRTRDSCLPSQGLSFSYGDILHVINASDDEWWQARLVTPHGESEQIGVIPSKKRVEKKERARLKTVKFHARTGMIESNRQPVKVKRKKSFNLSRKFPFYKSKENIVQELVESEQCLTSNTSDSESSSKGQEDTILSYEPVIRQEIHYTRPVIILGPMKDRVNDDLISEFPHKFGSCVPHTTRPRRENEMDGQDYHFVGSREQMEKDIQDNKFIEAGQFNENLYGTSILSVRAVAERGKHCILDVSGNAIKRLQQAQLYSIAIFIKPKSIEALMEMNKRQTYEQANKVFDKAIKLEQEFGEYFTAIVQGDSLEEIYNKIKLIIEEQSGPYIWIPSSEKL, translated from the exons ATGATGAACAGCAGCATGAGCTCGGGATCGGGCTCCCTGCGCACCAGCGAGAAACGCTCCCTCTATGTCAG agcttTGTTTGACTACGACCGGACCAGGGACAGCTGCCTGCCCAGCCAGGGCCTGAGCTTCTCTTACGGGGACATCCTCCATGTCATAAATGCCTCTGACGATGAGTGGTGGCAGGCACGGCTGGTCACACCCCACGGAGAGAGTGAGCAGATTGGGGTCATTCCAAGCAAGAAAAG AGTGGAGAAGAAAGAGCGGGCCAGGTTAAAAACAGTCAAGTTCCACGCCAGGACGGGCATGATTGAGTCCAACAGG CAGCCAGTCAAAGTAAAGCGCAAAAAAAGCTTCAACCTCTCACGCAAGTTCCCGTTTTACAAGAGCAAGGAGAATATTGTGCAGGAGTTGGTGGAGTCTGAAC AATGCCTGACATCCAACACAAGCGACAGTGAAAGCAGCTCAA AGGGCCAGGAGGACACAATTCTTTCCTATGAGCCAGTCATTCGACAGGAAA TCCACTACACAAGGCCTGTGATCATCTTGGGCCCAATGAAGGACAGAGTAAATGATGACCTCATCTCCGAGTTTCCCCACAAGTTTGGCTCTTGTGTTCCCC ACACGACTCGTCCAAGGCGAGAGAATGAGATGGACGGCCAGGACTACCACTTTGTGGGCTCGCGAGAGCAAATGGAGAAAGACATTCAGGACAACAAGTTCATTGAGGCCGGCCAGTTCAATGAGAACCTCTATGGGACAAGCATCTTGTCTGTCAGAGCAGTGGCTGAGAGG GGAAAACATTGCATTCTGGATGTGTCTGGGAATGCTATAAAACGACTGCAACAAGCACAACTTTATTCGATTGCCATCTTTATCAAACCAAAATCCATTGAAGCCCTAAT GGAAATGAATAAGAGGCAGACGTACGAACAGGCCAATAAAGTCTTTGACAAGGCAATTAAGCTGGAACAAGAATTTGGAGAGTATTTCACAG CCATTGTACAGGGTGACTCACTAGAGGAGATCTACAACAAAATCAAGCTAATCATCGAGGAGCAGTCTGGCCCCTACATCTGGATCCCCTCCTCAGAGAAGCTCTGA